From a region of the Alnus glutinosa chromosome 1, dhAlnGlut1.1, whole genome shotgun sequence genome:
- the LOC133869114 gene encoding protein RETARDED ROOT GROWTH, mitochondrial isoform X2, with amino-acid sequence MQAENLSNVVPPSSRSSNYIALRYCDFPSENTGLGVKGNLSSCRYMVVFQYGSAVLFNIEDHEVETYLDTVRRHASGLLQEMRKDDYAVKEKPLLVEDMQGGPDYIVLKTLDTDGIRIIGSVLGQSIALDYFVSQIDGMLQEFADINRGMEKTGTFTMDKKKLLQLVGKANSNLADVILKVGLFERSEIAWRDAKYAQIYEYLREEYEVTQRFGNLDFKLKFVEHNIHFLQEVLQNRKSDLLEWCIIGLLTIENVISIYEIVRDSNAVP; translated from the exons atgcagGCCGAGAATTTAAGCAACGTAGTTCCTCCTTCCTCTCGCTCATCAAATTATATTGCCCTCAGATATTGTGATTTCCCTTCAGAAAATACT GGCCTTGGAGTCAAGGGGAACCTGAGCAGCTGTCGTTACATGGTTGTGTTCCAGTATGGATCTGCTGTTCTATTTAATATCGAGGATCATGAAGTTGAAACTTACCTGGACACAGTTAGAAGACATGCTTCCGGGTTGCTTCAAGAGATGAGGAAAGACG ATTATGCTGTAAAGGAGAAGCCACTGTTGGTTGAGGATATGCAGGGAGGGCCGGACTACATTGTTCTCAAGACGCTGGACACTGATGGCATCCGCATTATTGGAAGTGTGCTTGGCCAAAGCATTGCTTTAGATTATTTTGTTTCACAG attgATGGTATGCTTCAAGAATTTGCAGACATAAATCGTGGAATGGAGAAAACTGGAACTTTTACAATGGATAAGAAGAAGCTCCTTCAACTTGTCGGGAAGGCTAATTCAAATCTAGCTGATGTAATTCTCAAAGTTGGTCTTTTTGAGAG ATCAGAAATCGCTTGGAGGGATGCAAAATATGCTCAAATATATGAATATCTCCGGGAGGAGTATGAGGTGACTCAACGCTTTGGAAATTTggatttcaaattaaaatttgtcGAG CATAACATTCATTTCCTCCAAGAAGTCCTCCAAAACAGGAAATCCGACCTCTTGGAATGGTGCATCATTGGCTTGTTGACTATTGAGAATGTCATATCAATATACGAGATTGTTCGTGATTCAAATGCAGTTCCGTAA
- the LOC133869124 gene encoding uncharacterized protein At5g01610 — protein sequence MEKALTKVGSLKVGSLWISKKAKEEFSNISEDISTFSNTVEEKAKWIFNKLKGKPLKSLPDLLQEYNLPRGLFPQNITCYEFDEAKAKLIVYLPSVCEVSFKDSSVIRYATRVKATLLRGKLTGVEGMKTKVLVWVKLTNVAVEGYKSDKVWFTAGVKKSRPKDAYEMPRAAVRVQEF from the exons atgGAGAAAGCTCTGACAAAAGTGGGTAGCTTAAAGGTTGGGAGCTTATGGATTTCAAAGAAAGCAAAGGAGGAGTTCTCTAACATTAGTGAAGACATCTCT ACATTCTCAAACACAGTTGAAGAAAAGGCAAAGTGGATTTTCAACAAACTGAAAG GAAAGCCACTGAAAAGTTTACCAGATCTCCTTCAAGAGTACAACTTACCGCGAGGCCTATTTCCCCAGAATATAACCTGCTATGAATTTGATGAAGCGAAGGCCAAGCTGATTGTGTACTTACCTTCTGTATGTGAGGTCAGTTTTAAGGACTCCTCTGTAATAAGGTATGCTACTCGGGTTAAAGCAACTTTGCTGAGGGGAAAGCTCACGGGTGTAGAGGGAATGAAGACAAAGGTTCTTGTGTGGGTGAAACTTACCAACGTGGCTGTGGAGGGCTACAAGTCTGATAAGGTTTGGTTTACTGCTGGTGTGAAGAAGTCTAGGCCTAAGGATGCTTATGAAATGCCCCGTGCTGCTGTCAGAGTACAAGAATTCTGA
- the LOC133869114 gene encoding protein RETARDED ROOT GROWTH, mitochondrial isoform X1 has translation MGRWRAGSLLLNHVATASKSLNPNFSRPLRPLHTSLPSCPTIHLLSLRPFSAIPSRVSVDFNELDSGPLSFDNRNEFLAKEDEETGKIPVKAYFLCTSINLKSMQAENLSNVVPPSSRSSNYIALRYCDFPSENTGLGVKGNLSSCRYMVVFQYGSAVLFNIEDHEVETYLDTVRRHASGLLQEMRKDDYAVKEKPLLVEDMQGGPDYIVLKTLDTDGIRIIGSVLGQSIALDYFVSQIDGMLQEFADINRGMEKTGTFTMDKKKLLQLVGKANSNLADVILKVGLFERSEIAWRDAKYAQIYEYLREEYEVTQRFGNLDFKLKFVEHNIHFLQEVLQNRKSDLLEWCIIGLLTIENVISIYEIVRDSNAVP, from the exons ATGGGGAGATGGAGAGCTGGTTCCCTTCTCCTCAATCACGTAGCCACTGCTTCCAAGTCTCTTAACCCTAACTTTTCTCGTCCTCTCAGACCTCTCCATACTTCGCTTCCCTCATGCCCCACCATTCATCTCCTCAGTTTAAGACCCTTCTCTGCAATCCCATCCCGGGTCTCGGTCGATTTCAACGAATTAGATTCTGGTCCTCTGAGTTTCGATAACAGGAATGAATTCCTGGCCAAGGAAGACGAAGAAACTGGAAAGATTCCCGTCAAAGCCTACTTTCTCTGCACCAG TAtcaatttgaagagcatgcagGCCGAGAATTTAAGCAACGTAGTTCCTCCTTCCTCTCGCTCATCAAATTATATTGCCCTCAGATATTGTGATTTCCCTTCAGAAAATACT GGCCTTGGAGTCAAGGGGAACCTGAGCAGCTGTCGTTACATGGTTGTGTTCCAGTATGGATCTGCTGTTCTATTTAATATCGAGGATCATGAAGTTGAAACTTACCTGGACACAGTTAGAAGACATGCTTCCGGGTTGCTTCAAGAGATGAGGAAAGACG ATTATGCTGTAAAGGAGAAGCCACTGTTGGTTGAGGATATGCAGGGAGGGCCGGACTACATTGTTCTCAAGACGCTGGACACTGATGGCATCCGCATTATTGGAAGTGTGCTTGGCCAAAGCATTGCTTTAGATTATTTTGTTTCACAG attgATGGTATGCTTCAAGAATTTGCAGACATAAATCGTGGAATGGAGAAAACTGGAACTTTTACAATGGATAAGAAGAAGCTCCTTCAACTTGTCGGGAAGGCTAATTCAAATCTAGCTGATGTAATTCTCAAAGTTGGTCTTTTTGAGAG ATCAGAAATCGCTTGGAGGGATGCAAAATATGCTCAAATATATGAATATCTCCGGGAGGAGTATGAGGTGACTCAACGCTTTGGAAATTTggatttcaaattaaaatttgtcGAG CATAACATTCATTTCCTCCAAGAAGTCCTCCAAAACAGGAAATCCGACCTCTTGGAATGGTGCATCATTGGCTTGTTGACTATTGAGAATGTCATATCAATATACGAGATTGTTCGTGATTCAAATGCAGTTCCGTAA